ACATTTACCCGGCTGGTTCCAAAAAGACCTAATAGGGGTTTCTCTACGTGGGCATCTACCAGGGCTTTCAGTTTTTCTTCGTCCATTCCCCGCGCCTGAGCTACACGTTTTACTTGAATATAGGCGGCTTTGGGCGAAATATGAGGGTCAAGGCCGGAACTGCTTGCCGTTACGATGTCTGCCGGGATATCTTTACGTTCCAGATACGGATGAGCTGCCAAAAAAGCGTTGATCCGTTTTTCCACTTCTTTCAGATGTTCCGGGTTAGAGGGGCCGTGATTGCTACCTCCGGAACCATCGGCAGCATAATCGACAGCCGAGGGACGTCCCCAGAAATAAATAGGTTGGATAAATGCCTGCCCTACGTGGGCTGCTCCGACTACTTTCCCATCGAGGATAACAAGTTCTGCATTTCCTTTATTAGGGGAAGCTACTTGTGCAAATGCCCATAGGATAAAGATATAGAACACGCTAAAGAATACACAGAAAGCAAGCGTGATCTTGATTGATTTGATTAAGTTCGATTTCATATTTCATTGTTTTTATATTTTATATTATTCATTGTTTTGAGAGAAATAGGTTAAATTCCTGTCATGGCGGGAAACAACCCGCCATCTCCTGGCCTTAAAGCCGCCTCTCTGTCATTCCGGGCTTGACCCGGAATCTCCGATCGTAAAAGCCGCCCTATATCGATCGGAGATCCCGCGTCAAGCGCGGGATGACAGATGTAGGCGTAAGCTGTTCTTTGGTTATTTTGTCATTGGTAACGGGCAAACCGAAGGATGAGAAAGCAGGCGGGTTTTCCTCTACTTCCTGGCTAAATAAACAAGCTCACCACTAGGTCGATCAGCTTAATTCCGATAAAGGGCACGACAACACCTCCAAGCCCATAGATAAACAAGTTACGCCGCAGTAGCGCGGATGCTCCGATTGGCTTGTAAGCTACTCCACGTAACGCTAATGGAATCAGAATGGGAATAATGATGGCATTGAAGATTACCGCCGAAAGGATCGCACTTTCCGGACTGGACAAGTGCATGATGTTCAAAACTCCCAATTGCGGAATGGCCCACATGAAAAGAGCGGGAACAATGGCAAAATACTTCGCCACATCGTTGGCAATACTGAAGGTAGTAAGCGTACCGCGTGTCATAAGCAACTGCTTGCCTATTTCCACAATCTCGATCAGCTTGGTCGGATCGTTATCCAGGTCCACCATATTGCCGGCTTCCTTGGCTGCTTGCGTACCGCTATTCATAGCAACGCCTACGTTCGCTTGGGCAAGCGCGGGAGCATCGTTCGTGCCGTCACCCATCATAGCTACCAATTTGCCGTTGGCCTGCTCACGGCGGATGTATTCCATCTTATCTTCCGGCTTGGCTTCGGCAATGTAATCGTCTACACCGGCCTTTTCAGCAATATATTTGGCGGTGAGGGGATTGTCACCGGTAACCATGACCGTTTTCACACCCATCTTGTGCAGCCGTTCGAAACGTTGCCGGATGCCTTCTTTGATGATGTCTTGCAATTCGATGACACCGATTACCTGTTCATTCCGGCAGACTACCAAGGGAGTCCCGCCGTTGGAAGAGATTTGGTTTGTTATTTCTTCCACTTCCTGAGGATATACATTCCCGGCTTTCTCCGCAATCCGGCGAATCGCTTCGGAAGCACCTTTACGGATACGAGTTCCATCTTTCAAGTTAACGCCCGAACATTTGGTTTCGGCGGTAAACTTAATCAAGGTAGCTCCCAACGTACTCAGATCACGAACCCGCAGGCCGTGCTCGTGGCTCAATTCGACGATGGATTTTCCTTCGGGCGTTTCATCGGAAAGCGATGACAGCAAGCAAGCATGCACAAAGGACTTTATATCTACACCGTACGGATAAAATTGGGTAGCTTTCCGGTTACCGATGGTAATAGTACCTGTTTTATCCAACAGCAAGGTATCGATGTCGCCTGCCGTTTCCACTGCTTTCCCCGATTTCGTGATTACGTTGGCACGCAAGGCGCGATCCATCCCGGCAATCCCGATGGCTGATAGCAAACCGCCGATAGTGGTCGGTATCAGGCAGACAAATAAGGATACAAAAGCAGCAATGGCTATATTTACACCCGTATAGTCGGCAAAAGGTTTCAGGGTAGTGCAAACTACAACAAATACCAGGGTAAAACCGGCCAGCACAATAGTCAAGGCAATTTCATTGGGTGTCTTCTGGCGGGAAGCACCTTCTACCAATGCGATCATCTTGTCCAGGAAACTTTCGCCCGGCTGGGTGGTGACTACGGCCTTGATCCGGTCGGACAATACTTTAGTACCGCCTGTAACCGAACTCTTATCGCCTCCCGCCTCGCGGATCACCGGCGCACTCTCGCCCGTGATAGCGCTTTCGTCTATGGAAGCGAGGCCTTCTATAATTTCACCGTCGGCAGGAATTACATCCCCGGCTTCGCATACAAAAATGTCGCCTTTCTTTAATTGCGAGCTACTTACTTCTTCTATCTTGTTGCCAGCAAGTAACTTGGCAGGAGTTTCCTCCCTCGTTTTACGCAGGCTGTCGGCCTGCGCTTTACCACGAGCCTCGGCAATAGCTTCGGCAAAGTTGGCAAACAAGAGAGTGACGAACAATACAAAAAACACGGTCAGGTTGTACCCGAAAGAACCCTGCCCGGCTGCTTCGCCGGCCACTGCCACGTAGACTACCACGATGAGCATGAGAACCGTACAGATCTCCACAGTGAACATAATCGGGTTGCGGAACAGATTCCGCGGGTTCAATTTAACAAACGATTGTTTAAAAGCTTCGGCAACTAACTCCTTTGGAAACAAAGAAGCGGATTTATTATCTTTCATCTTTTATCTACAATTAAAAACTTAAGTATTCTGCAATCGGACCTAATATTTGTACGGGGAAGAAGGCTAGGGCAGCAACAATAAAGATTACCGCGAATGTCATGACCCCGAAAGTCAATGTATCCGTCTTCAACGTTCCGGCACTCTCAGGAATGAACTGTTTTTGAGCCAGCAGGCCCGCAATAGCCACTTGTCCTACAATAGGCAAATAACGGCTCAGAATCAGTGCTATGCCTGTGGTGAAGTTCCAGAAGTACGTGTTGTCGCCCAGTCCCTCGAAACCAGAACCGTTGTTGGCGGAAGCAGAAGTATATTCGTAAAGCATCTCACTCAATCCATGGAAAGAAGGGTTCTTCAACCACGCCGCAGCCAGTTCGGGCTGGGTAGCTGCCAGATAGCTGGATACGGCCGTCCCTACCAATATGACAAACGGGTGCAACAAAGCAATAATAATGGCAATCTTCATTTCCTTCGCTTCCACTTTTTTACCTAGGAACTCCGGGGTACGTCCTACCATCAATCCGCTGATAAACACGGCTATGATGATGAAGATATAATAGTTCATAAACCCTACGCCTATACCACCGAACCAGCAATTGATCTGCATGTTCAGCATTTCGATC
The genomic region above belongs to Parabacteroides pacaensis and contains:
- the kdpB gene encoding potassium-transporting ATPase subunit KdpB, whose protein sequence is MKDNKSASLFPKELVAEAFKQSFVKLNPRNLFRNPIMFTVEICTVLMLIVVVYVAVAGEAAGQGSFGYNLTVFFVLFVTLLFANFAEAIAEARGKAQADSLRKTREETPAKLLAGNKIEEVSSSQLKKGDIFVCEAGDVIPADGEIIEGLASIDESAITGESAPVIREAGGDKSSVTGGTKVLSDRIKAVVTTQPGESFLDKMIALVEGASRQKTPNEIALTIVLAGFTLVFVVVCTTLKPFADYTGVNIAIAAFVSLFVCLIPTTIGGLLSAIGIAGMDRALRANVITKSGKAVETAGDIDTLLLDKTGTITIGNRKATQFYPYGVDIKSFVHACLLSSLSDETPEGKSIVELSHEHGLRVRDLSTLGATLIKFTAETKCSGVNLKDGTRIRKGASEAIRRIAEKAGNVYPQEVEEITNQISSNGGTPLVVCRNEQVIGVIELQDIIKEGIRQRFERLHKMGVKTVMVTGDNPLTAKYIAEKAGVDDYIAEAKPEDKMEYIRREQANGKLVAMMGDGTNDAPALAQANVGVAMNSGTQAAKEAGNMVDLDNDPTKLIEIVEIGKQLLMTRGTLTTFSIANDVAKYFAIVPALFMWAIPQLGVLNIMHLSSPESAILSAVIFNAIIIPILIPLALRGVAYKPIGASALLRRNLFIYGLGGVVVPFIGIKLIDLVVSLFI
- a CDS encoding K(+)-transporting ATPase subunit C, whose amino-acid sequence is MKSNLIKSIKITLAFCVFFSVFYIFILWAFAQVASPNKGNAELVILDGKVVGAAHVGQAFIQPIYFWGRPSAVDYAADGSGGSNHGPSNPEHLKEVEKRINAFLAAHPYLERKDIPADIVTASSSGLDPHISPKAAYIQVKRVAQARGMDEEKLKALVDAHVEKPLLGLFGTSRVNVLKLNVALEENSFSCLFLSK